In the Theobroma cacao cultivar B97-61/B2 chromosome 1, Criollo_cocoa_genome_V2, whole genome shotgun sequence genome, one interval contains:
- the LOC18611524 gene encoding tRNA (cytosine(34)-C(5))-methyltransferase isoform X1, protein MGGRRGSRTQRKHFKESRENVWKRPKTDSSSDPNNPNSNNTAWQPFATQNPSFDEYYKEQGLVSPEEWDAFMDMLRKPLPAAFRINSTSQFCDDIRSLLENDFMKSLQAEANEGSDLEPIKPLPWYPDNLGWQSNFSRMQIRKNQTLERFHEFLKLETEIGNISRQEAVSMVPPLFLDVHPDHFVLDMCAAPGSKTFQLLEIIHHSAKEGSLPDGMVLANDLDVQRCNLLIHQTKRMCTANLIVTNHEGQHFPGCRSHKNISNGSETTNKLEPSINQLLFDRVLCDVPCSGDGTLRKAPDIWRKWNGGMGNGLHCLQIHIAMRGLSLLKVGGRMVYSTCSMNPVENEAVVAEILRRCGGSVELVDVSNQLPQLIRRPGLRKWKVRDKGVWLASYQDVRKFRRNGIVPSMFPSGRNYMDPTDNSQKSENVENGNSEDVAQPDDPVSSSDNLEEEVSDLPLERCMRIVPHDQNTGAFFIAVLHKVSPLAVLAAAILDKSVSAQQNLSTKNDELHEKWSDQVTEEINGLESSSADGTDEKVEEVASEADGKISEVASEADEKISEVALETNLVGDGPDGVALETNSVAAQAPADKKIDSAKAGEKRKLQIQGKWRGVDPVLFFKDEAIINSIKTFYGIDESFPFSGHLVCRNSETNHVKRIYYVSKSVKDVLELNFRVGQQLKITSVGLKIFERQSSKEGTSAPCAFRISSEGLPVIFPYITKQILYASPADFKHLLQYKTIKFADFVDAEFGQKAANLMLGCCVIVLREGGKTSSDCVQLDTSTIAIGCWKGRASVSVMVTAIDCQELLERLSARMETEKGTLAQEISGEPDEKQDMSGENINLNGGTQC, encoded by the exons CAGCTTGGCAGCCTTTTGCCACCCAAAACCCTTCCTTTGATGAATATTACAAa GAACAAGGGCTTGTTTCTCCTGAAGAATGGGATGCTTTCATGGACATGCTTAGAAAACCATTGCCTGCTGCTTTCAGAATTAATTCCAC TAGCCAATTTTGTGACGATATTCGTTCACTATTAGAGAATGACTTTATGAAATCTCTTCAAGCTGAA GCTAATGAAGGGAGTGATTTGGAGCCTATCAAACCGTTGCCTTGGTACCCTGATAATCTTGGGTGGCAATCGAATTTTTCACGCATGCAGATAAGGAAAAACCAAACTCTTGAGAG GTTTCATGAGTTTTTGAAACTTGAAACTGAAATTGGAAACATCAGCAGACAAGAGGCTGTCAGCATG GTGCCTCCTCTCTTCCTTGATGTACATCCAGATCATTTTGTGCTTGATA TGTGTGCAGCACCTGGTTCGAAAACTTTTCAGTTGCTTGAGATTATACACCACTCAGCCAAAGAAGGATCTCTACCTGATGGCATG GTTCTAGCAAATGATCTTGATGTACAAAGATGTAACCTTCTCATCCACCAAACAAAAAGAATGTGCACCGCTAACCTGATAGTCACAAATCATGAAGGTCAACACTTCCCTGGCTGCCGTTCCCACAAAAATATCTCAAATGGTTCAGAAACAACGAATAAGTTGGAGCCGAGCATTAATCAACTTCTCTTTGACCGTGTATTATGTGATGTTCCCTGCAGTGGGGATGGCACTCTTCGCAAGGCTCCTGATATCTGGCGTAAATG GAACGGAGGAATGGGCAATGGACTTCATTGCCTACAAATTCACATTGCCATGCGAG GTCTATCTCTGCTAAAAGTTGGTGGAAGAATGGTTTACTCAACCTGCTCAATGAATCCAGTTGAAAATGAAGCTGTGGTTGCTGAG ATTTTACGGAGATGTGGAGGGTCTGTTGAACTGGTTGATGTCTCAAATCAGCTGCCTCAATTAATTCGACGCCCAGGTCTAAGAAAGTGGAAG GTACGTGATAAGGGAGTCTGGTTAGCATCATATCAGGATGTTCGCAAGTTCCGCAGAAATGGGATTGTTCCCAGCATGTTCCCTTCTGGCAGAAATTATATGGATCCAACTGACAATAGCCAGAAGAGTGAGAATGTTGAGAATGGAAATTCTGAAGATGTAGCCCAGCCTGACGATCCTGTTTCTTCTTCGGATAATTTGGAGGAAGAAGTTTCTGATCTCCCACTAGAACGCTGCATGAGAATAGTGCCTCATGATCAGAACACAGGAGCCTTTTTCATTGCTGTTCTCCACAAAGTATCTCCTTTGGCAG TACTTGCTGCAGCAATTCTGGACAAGTCTGTTAGTGCACAACAGAATTTGTCAACTAAAAATGATGAACTGCATGAAAAATGGTCAGATCAAGTTACTGAAGAAATAAATGGATTAGAAAGTAGTTCTGCAGATGGGACAGATGAAAAGGTCGAGGAAGTAGCTTCAGAGGCAGATGGAAAGATTTCAGAAGTGGCTTCAGAGGCTGATGAAAAGATCTCAGAAGTGGCTTTAGAGACCAATTTGGTTGGTGATGGGCCAGATGGAGTTGCTCTGGAGACCAATTCTGTGGCAGCTCAAGCACCTGCTGATAAGAAAATTGATTCTGCAAAAGCTGGAGAGAAGAGAAAGTTGCAGATTCAGGGCAAGTGGAGAGGAGTTGATCCTGTTCTTTTCTTCAAAGATGAAGCTATAATAAACAGCATTAAGACATTTTATGGTATTGATGAATCCTTCCCGTTTAGTGGCCACCTTGTTTGTAGAAACAGCGAAACTAACCACGTGAAGAGAATTTATTATGTTTCAAAGTCAGTTAAGGATGTTTTGGAACTGAATTTTCGAGTGGGACAGCAACTGAAGATAACTTCTGTTGGCCTGAAGATATTT GAGCGTCAATCATCTAAAGAAGGTACCTCTGCACCATGTGCATTCCGGATATCATCAGAAGGGTTGCCGGTGATTTTCCCATACATTACCAAACAAATCCTATATGCTTCCCCAGCAGATTTCAAGCATCTTTTGCAATATAAAACAATCAAATTTGCAGACTTTGTTGATGCTGAGTTTGGTCAGAAGGCAGCAAACCTGATGTTAGGCTGCTGTGTGATTGTTTTGAGAGAAG GTGGCAAAACCTCGTCAGATTGTGTTCAACTGGACACATCAACAATAGCCATTGGCTGCTGGAAGGGTAGGGCAAGTGTGAGTGTGATGGTTACAGCAATTGACTGCCAGGAACTGCTAGAAAGGCTTTCAGCACGCATGGAGACTGAAAAGGGAACTTTGGCACAAGAAATCAGTGGCGAGCCAGATGAAAAGCAGGACATGAGTGGTGAAAACATAAACCTCAATGGAGGAACACAATGTTGA
- the LOC18611524 gene encoding tRNA (cytosine(34)-C(5))-methyltransferase isoform X2, with protein sequence MGGRRGSRTQRKHFKESRENVWKRPKTDSSSDPNNPNSNNTAWQPFATQNPSFDEYYKEQGLVSPEEWDAFMDMLRKPLPAAFRINSTSQFCDDIRSLLENDFMKSLQAEANEGSDLEPIKPLPWYPDNLGWQSNFSRMQIRKNQTLERFHEFLKLETEIGNISRQEAVSMVPPLFLDVHPDHFVLDMCAAPGSKTFQLLEIIHHSAKEGSLPDGMVLANDLDVQRCNLLIHQTKRMCTANLIVTNHEGQHFPGCRSHKNISNGSETTNKLEPSINQLLFDRVLCDVPCSGDGTLRKAPDIWRKWNGGMGNGLHCLQIHIAMRGLSLLKVGGRMVYSTCSMNPVENEAVVAEILRRCGGSVELVDVSNQLPQLIRRPGLRKWKVRDKGVWLASYQDVRKFRRNGIVPSMFPSGRNYMDPTDNSQKSENVENGNSEDVAQPDDPVSSSDNLEEEVSDLPLERCMRIVPHDQNTGAFFIAVLHKVSPLAAILDKSVSAQQNLSTKNDELHEKWSDQVTEEINGLESSSADGTDEKVEEVASEADGKISEVASEADEKISEVALETNLVGDGPDGVALETNSVAAQAPADKKIDSAKAGEKRKLQIQGKWRGVDPVLFFKDEAIINSIKTFYGIDESFPFSGHLVCRNSETNHVKRIYYVSKSVKDVLELNFRVGQQLKITSVGLKIFERQSSKEGTSAPCAFRISSEGLPVIFPYITKQILYASPADFKHLLQYKTIKFADFVDAEFGQKAANLMLGCCVIVLREGGKTSSDCVQLDTSTIAIGCWKGRASVSVMVTAIDCQELLERLSARMETEKGTLAQEISGEPDEKQDMSGENINLNGGTQC encoded by the exons CAGCTTGGCAGCCTTTTGCCACCCAAAACCCTTCCTTTGATGAATATTACAAa GAACAAGGGCTTGTTTCTCCTGAAGAATGGGATGCTTTCATGGACATGCTTAGAAAACCATTGCCTGCTGCTTTCAGAATTAATTCCAC TAGCCAATTTTGTGACGATATTCGTTCACTATTAGAGAATGACTTTATGAAATCTCTTCAAGCTGAA GCTAATGAAGGGAGTGATTTGGAGCCTATCAAACCGTTGCCTTGGTACCCTGATAATCTTGGGTGGCAATCGAATTTTTCACGCATGCAGATAAGGAAAAACCAAACTCTTGAGAG GTTTCATGAGTTTTTGAAACTTGAAACTGAAATTGGAAACATCAGCAGACAAGAGGCTGTCAGCATG GTGCCTCCTCTCTTCCTTGATGTACATCCAGATCATTTTGTGCTTGATA TGTGTGCAGCACCTGGTTCGAAAACTTTTCAGTTGCTTGAGATTATACACCACTCAGCCAAAGAAGGATCTCTACCTGATGGCATG GTTCTAGCAAATGATCTTGATGTACAAAGATGTAACCTTCTCATCCACCAAACAAAAAGAATGTGCACCGCTAACCTGATAGTCACAAATCATGAAGGTCAACACTTCCCTGGCTGCCGTTCCCACAAAAATATCTCAAATGGTTCAGAAACAACGAATAAGTTGGAGCCGAGCATTAATCAACTTCTCTTTGACCGTGTATTATGTGATGTTCCCTGCAGTGGGGATGGCACTCTTCGCAAGGCTCCTGATATCTGGCGTAAATG GAACGGAGGAATGGGCAATGGACTTCATTGCCTACAAATTCACATTGCCATGCGAG GTCTATCTCTGCTAAAAGTTGGTGGAAGAATGGTTTACTCAACCTGCTCAATGAATCCAGTTGAAAATGAAGCTGTGGTTGCTGAG ATTTTACGGAGATGTGGAGGGTCTGTTGAACTGGTTGATGTCTCAAATCAGCTGCCTCAATTAATTCGACGCCCAGGTCTAAGAAAGTGGAAG GTACGTGATAAGGGAGTCTGGTTAGCATCATATCAGGATGTTCGCAAGTTCCGCAGAAATGGGATTGTTCCCAGCATGTTCCCTTCTGGCAGAAATTATATGGATCCAACTGACAATAGCCAGAAGAGTGAGAATGTTGAGAATGGAAATTCTGAAGATGTAGCCCAGCCTGACGATCCTGTTTCTTCTTCGGATAATTTGGAGGAAGAAGTTTCTGATCTCCCACTAGAACGCTGCATGAGAATAGTGCCTCATGATCAGAACACAGGAGCCTTTTTCATTGCTGTTCTCCACAAAGTATCTCCTTTGGCAG CAATTCTGGACAAGTCTGTTAGTGCACAACAGAATTTGTCAACTAAAAATGATGAACTGCATGAAAAATGGTCAGATCAAGTTACTGAAGAAATAAATGGATTAGAAAGTAGTTCTGCAGATGGGACAGATGAAAAGGTCGAGGAAGTAGCTTCAGAGGCAGATGGAAAGATTTCAGAAGTGGCTTCAGAGGCTGATGAAAAGATCTCAGAAGTGGCTTTAGAGACCAATTTGGTTGGTGATGGGCCAGATGGAGTTGCTCTGGAGACCAATTCTGTGGCAGCTCAAGCACCTGCTGATAAGAAAATTGATTCTGCAAAAGCTGGAGAGAAGAGAAAGTTGCAGATTCAGGGCAAGTGGAGAGGAGTTGATCCTGTTCTTTTCTTCAAAGATGAAGCTATAATAAACAGCATTAAGACATTTTATGGTATTGATGAATCCTTCCCGTTTAGTGGCCACCTTGTTTGTAGAAACAGCGAAACTAACCACGTGAAGAGAATTTATTATGTTTCAAAGTCAGTTAAGGATGTTTTGGAACTGAATTTTCGAGTGGGACAGCAACTGAAGATAACTTCTGTTGGCCTGAAGATATTT GAGCGTCAATCATCTAAAGAAGGTACCTCTGCACCATGTGCATTCCGGATATCATCAGAAGGGTTGCCGGTGATTTTCCCATACATTACCAAACAAATCCTATATGCTTCCCCAGCAGATTTCAAGCATCTTTTGCAATATAAAACAATCAAATTTGCAGACTTTGTTGATGCTGAGTTTGGTCAGAAGGCAGCAAACCTGATGTTAGGCTGCTGTGTGATTGTTTTGAGAGAAG GTGGCAAAACCTCGTCAGATTGTGTTCAACTGGACACATCAACAATAGCCATTGGCTGCTGGAAGGGTAGGGCAAGTGTGAGTGTGATGGTTACAGCAATTGACTGCCAGGAACTGCTAGAAAGGCTTTCAGCACGCATGGAGACTGAAAAGGGAACTTTGGCACAAGAAATCAGTGGCGAGCCAGATGAAAAGCAGGACATGAGTGGTGAAAACATAAACCTCAATGGAGGAACACAATGTTGA
- the LOC18611525 gene encoding ras-related protein Rab11A — MASGGGYGDPSQKIDYVFKVVLIGDSAVGKSQILARFARNEFSLDSKATIGVEFQTRTLVIEHKSVKAQIWDTAGQERYRAVTSAYYRGAVGAMLVYDITKRQTFDHIPRWLEELRGHADKNIVIILIGNKSDLENQRAVPTEDAKEFAQKEGLFFLETSALEATNVETAFLTVLTEIFNIVNRKNLVAGENQGNGNPASLAGKKILIPGPAQEIPAKSNMCCRS, encoded by the exons atggctAGTGGAGGAGGGTATGGAGACCCAAGCCAGAAGATTGATTATGTCTTCAAAGTAGTTTTGATTGGTGACTCTGCTGTCGGCAAGTCTCAGATACTTGCTCGGTTTGCCAGAAACGAGTTTAGCTTAGATTCCAAGGCTACCATTGGAGTTGAGTTTCAGACAAGAACTCTTGTTATTGAGCACAAGAGTGTTAAGGCTCAGATCTGGGACACTGCTGGTCAAGAACG ATACAGAGCTGTTACAAGTGCATACTACAGGGGTGCTGTTGGGGCAATGCTGGTTTATGATATAACGAAACGCCAGACCTTTGATCACATTCCACGTTGGCTGGAAGAGTTGCGTGGCCACGCTGACAAGAACATTGTTATTATTCTGATTGGTAACAAAAGTGACCTTGAGAACCAGCGGGCAGTTCCAACAGAGGATGCCAAAGAATTTGCCCAGAAGGAAGGACTATTTTTCTTGGAGACCTCAGCTCTTGAAGCGACTAATGTGGAGACTGCCTTCTTAACTGTGCTTACAGAGATCTTCAACATTGTGAACAGGAAGAACCTAGTTGCTGGTGAGAATCAGGGAAATGGTAACCCCGCTTCACTGGCAGGCAAGAAGATCCTCATTCCTGGTCCAGCGCAAGAAATTCCAGCAAAGAGCAACATGTGCTGTAGATCGTGA